One genomic region from Zalophus californianus isolate mZalCal1 chromosome 12, mZalCal1.pri.v2, whole genome shotgun sequence encodes:
- the LOC113911018 gene encoding 60S ribosomal protein L31-like, with amino-acid sequence MAPAKKGGEKKKGRSAINEVVTREYTINIHKRIHGVGFKKRAPRALKEIRKFAMKEMGTPDVRIDTRFNKAVWAKGIRNVPYRIRVQLSRKRNDEDSPNKLYTLVTYVPVTTFKNLQTVNVDEN; translated from the coding sequence ATGGCTCCCGCGAAGAAGGGTGGCGAGAAGAAGAAGGGCCGTTCTGCCATCAACGAAGTAGTGACCAGAGAATACACCATCAACATTCACAAGCGCATCCATGGAGTGGGTTTTAAGAAGCGTGCCCCTCGGGCACTCAAAGAGATCCGgaaatttgccatgaaggagatgggaactccAGATGTGCGCATTGACACCAGGTTCAACAAAGCTGtctgggccaaaggaataaggaatgttccATACCGTATCCGCGTGCAGTTGTCCAGAAAACGTAACGATGAAGATTCACCAAACAAGCTCTACACACTGGTTACCTATgtacctgtcaccactttcaaaaatctacagacagttaatgtggatgagaactaa